The Catenulispora sp. EB89 sequence GGCGGCGGCCTTCGACCTCCTGCTGCGGATCTCCTCGGCGGCCCACGGGCTGGCCGTGTTCCTGCGCCAGGGCTTGTTCGGCATCGAGCCGGACGCGCTGGACGAGACCGCGGAACGAGCGGCGCGGACGGCGCGCGCGATCATCGCCGGCGTTGAGTAGCCGGAGCGATGATCACGCGCCGCCTGTGAGCGTCGCCTACACCCGCCGCAGATGAAGCAGAGCACTGCCGTAATCCCCACCCGGCAGCTCCACCTCCAACCCGGTCCGCGCCACCGCGCCGCTGATCCGCACGTCCCGATCGACGTCGTAGTACTCGGCCTCAGCATCCAGCGCGCTCAGCCGCACCAACGGCTGCGGCAGCCCGAACCCAGTAGCGGTCCGCCAAGCGATGACCACATGCTCCGCACCATCGGCAGACGCATAGTGCACTGCCGTCGAACGCCCCTCCGTCGAGGGCCGATACAGCACACCGTGCTGCACCACATGCCGGATCCGCTTGTACTGCGCGACGAACCCCGCAGCCTCCTCCAACTCGTCCGGCGTCCACTCCGTCAGCTTCCCGCCGATCCCCAGCGCGCCGGCCATCGAGACGTGGAACCGGAACCGCAGCGGCGTCGTCCGACCGGTCGCGATGTTCGGGCTGTCGGTCACCCACGCCGCCATGACCTCGGCGGGGAACACCATCCCGAAGCCGTGCTGGATCGCCAGCCGGTCCACCGGATCGGTGTTGTCCGACGTCCACACCTGGTCCGTGCGCGCCAGCACGCCGAGGTCGGCACGGCCGCCGCCGCCGGCGCAGGCCTCGATGCGCAGCCGCGGGTGGTCGGCGCGGAGCTGGTCCATGATGCGGTAGACGGCACGCGTGTGGTCGATCCACAGCCGGTCGGGGTCGGGATGCCCGGGCCAGCCGGCGTCGGTGACGGCGCGGTTCGCGTCCCACTTCAGGAAGTCGATCCCGTACTCGCGCACCAGCTGGTCGAGCCACTGGTGGGCCCACTCGGCCACGTCGGCGCGTCCGTAGTTCAGCATCAGTTGGTGCCGCAGCTCGGTCGGGTCGCGGTTCGGTGTGTGCACGACCCAGTCCGGGTGCGCGCGGTACAGGTCGCTGTCGGCGTTGACCATCTCCGGCTCGACCCACAGTCCGAAGCGCATGCCCAGCTGGTGCACCTTCTCCACCAGCGGTTCGAGGCCCTGCGGGAACGCTCCCGGGTACGGTTGCCAGTCGCCGAGGCCCGCGGTGTCGTCGCGCCTGCCGCCGAACCAGCCGTCGTCCAGGACGAACAGCTCGATCCCGATCCCGGCGGCGGCCTCGGCGAGCCGGAGCTGGCCGGCCTCGTCCACGGCGAAGCCGGTCGCCTCCCACGAGTTGTAGACGACAGGCCGGTCCTCGTGCGGCGTCGGGGACACGTGCCGGCGGACGTAGTCGTGCCAGGCGCGGGCCGCGCCGCCGAAGCCGCCGGTGGTGTGCAGGCCGGCGAAGACCGGGGTGGCCAGGCTCTGGCCCGGGGCCAGGGTCCAGCCGATGCCCTCGTGGCCGAAGCCGCCGGTCCAGGTGACGCGGTCGGACGGGTCCCGGTGCAGCGTGATCCGCCAGCTCCCGCTCCAGGCCAGCGCCGTGCTCCAGACCGCGCCGCGGTCCTCGTCGGCGGTGCCGTCGTCGATCGCGAGCCAGGGGTTGGCCTGGTGTCCGGTCAGGCCGCGGCGGCTGGTGAACACCGTCTCGGCGACCGGGACCTGGCCGCGGCGCGGCTGGAACTCGTGGTTCCAGCCGCCGACCACGTGGCTCATCCGGTAGTCGGTCAGGCGCGGGAGGCTCCAGGCGGCCGAGTCCAGGCGGCCGACGCTGATCGGCTCGTGGCCGTCGTTGGCCAGCACCGTCCAGCGCTCGATGACGTCGGTGTCCTGATACACCCGGTAGTGCAGCTCCGCCGACAGCGGGTAGCGGCGGTCCTGGAGCCGGATCACCAGGTGCCCGTCGCTGTTATCGGGGCCGGTGCTGATCTCGTGAGCGGCCGGGCCCCACTGCGCGCCGCGCGTGCCGTCGGCGAAGCGGACCTGCAGGCCGGCCGGGCCGAAGCGGGCGCCGGTCTCGATGCCGAGTTCGTCGGCCACGCCGTCGCCGGCGAAGCTGTTGGCGTTCCCGGGCGAGGTCAGGGCGCCGGCGTCGGCGTGGGCTGCGACGGCCTCCGGCGTGCCCCACGCGACGTGCCGGGGGCTGCCGTCCGGATCGGTGCGCAGCAGGTATCTGGTGTCGGGTGTGGTCAGCAGCCAGGTGCCGCGG is a genomic window containing:
- a CDS encoding alpha-galactosidase; the encoded protein is MTYDAARGTWLLTTPDTRYLLRTDPDGSPRHVAWGTPEAVAAHADAGALTSPGNANSFAGDGVADELGIETGARFGPAGLQVRFADGTRGAQWGPAAHEISTGPDNSDGHLVIRLQDRRYPLSAELHYRVYQDTDVIERWTVLANDGHEPISVGRLDSAAWSLPRLTDYRMSHVVGGWNHEFQPRRGQVPVAETVFTSRRGLTGHQANPWLAIDDGTADEDRGAVWSTALAWSGSWRITLHRDPSDRVTWTGGFGHEGIGWTLAPGQSLATPVFAGLHTTGGFGGAARAWHDYVRRHVSPTPHEDRPVVYNSWEATGFAVDEAGQLRLAEAAAGIGIELFVLDDGWFGGRRDDTAGLGDWQPYPGAFPQGLEPLVEKVHQLGMRFGLWVEPEMVNADSDLYRAHPDWVVHTPNRDPTELRHQLMLNYGRADVAEWAHQWLDQLVREYGIDFLKWDANRAVTDAGWPGHPDPDRLWIDHTRAVYRIMDQLRADHPRLRIEACAGGGGRADLGVLARTDQVWTSDNTDPVDRLAIQHGFGMVFPAEVMAAWVTDSPNIATGRTTPLRFRFHVSMAGALGIGGKLTEWTPDELEEAAGFVAQYKRIRHVVQHGVLYRPSTEGRSTAVHYASADGAEHVVIAWRTATGFGLPQPLVRLSALDAEAEYYDVDRDVRISGAVARTGLEVELPGGDYGSALLHLRRV